DNA from Candidatus Woesearchaeota archaeon:
GAGTGGTGTATGCTTTTAAGACGATAAGTGTTTGCGAAATACGTGCAACACCAGAGCCAGCGATAATGCCGCCGATGGTTGGATGTGATGAGGTCACATAAGGATACGTGCCATGGTAGGGATCAAGAAAAGTTCCCTGCGCTCCTTCGAAGAGGATTCGCTTCCCGAACGCATGGGCACGGTGAAGAAGCGCAGTGGTGTTGGTGACGTACTGCTGAATCCGAGTGCCAAGTTCGGCGTAGATGTCCACCAATACCAATGCGAGAGTGTCAAGCGTTGGCGCTGCACCGGAGGAAGCAAGGGCATGATTGATGCGCGCAAGGTAGGATGCGGTGATTTCATTTTCGCTGATGAAATTGGAAAAAGAGTGCCTGATTTTTTCGTCGTCATAGCCGCAATAATGCGCGAGCAGTGCAATTTTCTCTTCAAGATTCTGGCGGATTGAGTTGTGCAGCGCAGTTTTGTCAAACAGCATGCGTAGGGGAATGCCGGTGCGTGCTGCCGTATCTGCGTAACACGGCCCGATGCCCCTGCCAGTGGTGCCGATTTTTGCGCCAATGCCTGAAAGCTTTTCTTCTCGCGCAACATCCAGAATTCGATGGTACGGCATGAGGATATGTGCATTGGCGCTGATGCGCAGGTTTTCAACACGAAGTCCATTTTTTTCGAGCTCTCGAATTTCTTCCAACAAAACAAAAAGATCAATCACAACGCCGTCAGCGATGACGTTCAGTTTTTCCGGATAGAGAATACCGGAAGGAAGAAGGTGGAACACGTGTTTTTTTCCGTTGATGACAATCGTGTGGCCGGCATTGTTGCCACCGGTTGCCCGCACCACCATGTCGAAGTTGGGTGCAAGAAGGTCGACGATTTTTCCTTTTCCCTCATCGCCCCATTGCCCGCCGATGATAGCAGCGGTTGGCG
Protein-coding regions in this window:
- a CDS encoding adenylosuccinate synthetase, with the protein product MSSWLAPTAAIIGGQWGDEGKGKIVDLLAPNFDMVVRATGGNNAGHTIVINGKKHVFHLLPSGILYPEKLNVIADGVVIDLFVLLEEIRELEKNGLRVENLRISANAHILMPYHRILDVAREEKLSGIGAKIGTTGRGIGPCYADTAARTGIPLRMLFDKTALHNSIRQNLEEKIALLAHYCGYDDEKIRHSFSNFISENEITASYLARINHALASSGAAPTLDTLALVLVDIYAELGTRIQQYVTNTTALLHRAHAFGKRILFEGAQGTFLDPYHGTYPYVTSSHPTIGGIIAGSGVARISQTLIVLKAYTTRVGEGPFVSELHGKDGDALRASGEEYGATTGRPRRCGWYDSVMARHAAAVNGTTEAVLTKLDVLSSLEKIPVCVGYQYTGSPCFADKAYKPGMELRTMPPTNIMAHCEPMLMELPGWKCDISGARTFAHLPPAAQNYVRKLEELSGVLFRIISVGKERDATIIR